The following coding sequences are from one Enterococcus sp. 4G2_DIV0659 window:
- a CDS encoding tyrosine-protein phosphatase — protein sequence MNVQITNFRDLGGIKNKEGKVVKPKKLLRSGHLVNLDKQTQSALVETFNLTRIIDFRREFEITESPDTPIEDVEYINLDLLGRMDAKNSSLADFAKLKSIEAVDQHMMGVYEDLILNSGAQTGFAEFMDYILENKNGSTIFHCFAGKDRTGYASALLLLLLNVDKDEIYKDFLITNTERKQANDELIQQFREQGFNEEQLESLATALYVKKDYLDHAFNLIESHFGSAESYAAQCLNFDKEKINEFRTIYLSN from the coding sequence ATGAATGTACAAATTACAAATTTTAGAGATTTAGGCGGTATTAAAAATAAAGAGGGGAAAGTAGTCAAACCCAAAAAGTTACTACGTTCAGGACATTTAGTAAATTTGGATAAACAAACACAATCAGCGTTAGTTGAAACGTTTAATTTGACTAGAATTATTGATTTTAGAAGAGAATTTGAAATTACAGAATCTCCAGATACACCAATTGAAGATGTAGAATATATCAATTTAGACTTATTGGGTAGAATGGATGCAAAGAATTCGAGTTTAGCTGATTTTGCAAAATTAAAATCTATCGAAGCAGTCGATCAGCATATGATGGGAGTTTACGAAGACCTCATTTTAAATTCAGGTGCACAAACAGGGTTTGCAGAATTCATGGATTATATTTTAGAAAATAAAAATGGATCAACTATTTTTCATTGTTTTGCTGGCAAAGATCGAACAGGTTACGCTTCAGCTTTATTACTATTGCTTTTAAATGTTGACAAAGACGAAATTTACAAAGATTTCCTGATTACAAATACAGAAAGAAAACAAGCCAATGACGAATTGATTCAACAATTTAGAGAACAAGGCTTCAATGAAGAGCAACTAGAATCTTTGGCAACAGCCCTTTATGTAAAAAAAGATTATTTAGATCATGCATTCAATTTAATTGAGAGTCACTTTGGAAGTGCTGAAAGTTATGCAGCTCAGTGTTTAAATTTTGATAAAGAGAAAATTAATGAATTTAGAACGATATATTTGTCCAACTAA
- the deoC gene encoding deoxyribose-phosphate aldolase translates to MDIAKMIDHTALKPETTEEMITKLCQEAREYQFASVCVNPYWVRLASTELKGSGVDVCTVIGFPLGANTSETKAFETKNAIENGATEVDMVINVGALKSGDLKTVESDIRAVVEASGDVLVKVILETCLLTKEEIVTVSELSIKAGADFVKTSTGFSTGGATTEDIALMRKTVGPDVGVKASGGVRTKEEVLAMIEAGASRIGASAGVSIVSGDSSDQGNGY, encoded by the coding sequence ATGGATATCGCAAAAATGATTGACCACACAGCTTTAAAACCAGAAACTACTGAGGAAATGATTACAAAACTTTGCCAAGAAGCAAGAGAGTATCAATTCGCTTCAGTATGTGTGAATCCATATTGGGTTCGTTTAGCAAGCACAGAGTTGAAAGGCTCAGGCGTAGATGTTTGTACAGTTATCGGCTTCCCATTAGGAGCAAATACATCTGAAACGAAAGCGTTCGAAACTAAAAATGCTATTGAAAATGGTGCTACAGAAGTAGACATGGTTATCAATGTTGGGGCATTAAAATCTGGTGATCTTAAAACGGTTGAATCAGATATCCGCGCAGTTGTCGAAGCTTCTGGTGATGTTCTTGTTAAAGTTATTCTTGAAACATGCTTACTTACAAAAGAAGAAATCGTAACTGTTTCTGAATTGTCAATCAAAGCAGGTGCAGACTTTGTTAAAACATCAACTGGTTTTTCTACTGGTGGAGCAACAACAGAAGATATTGCTTTAATGAGAAAAACAGTTGGACCAGACGTAGGTGTGAAAGCATCAGGCGGCGTTCGTACAAAAGAAGAAGTTTTAGCAATGATCGAAGCAGGTGCTTCAAGAATTGGTGCAAGTGCAGGTGTTTCAATTGTTTCTGGTGATTCATCAGATCAAGGAAATGGCTATTAA
- the deoB gene encoding phosphopentomutase, translating into MNEFKRVHVIVMDSVGIGEAPDANAFDDFDVDTLGHIAKEMNGLTLPNMASLGLSNIKEILGVPKADKALGYYTKMQETSAGKDTMTGHWEIMGLFIDKPFRVFPDGFPEELLKKIETFSGRKIIGNKAASGTEILDELGEEQLKTGALIVYTSADSVLQIAANEEVIPLEELYDICEYAREITRDEPYMLGRIIARPFVGSSKETFKRTANRHDYALKPFDKTVMDTLKESGYDSIALGKISDIFDGEGVTESIRTVSNMDGMDKFIELLDKDFHGMSFLNLVDFDAVFGHRRDPLGYGQALQEFDQRLPEVFAKLTEDDLLIITADHGNDPTYKGTDHTREYVPLLVYSKRFSQNGELSIRSTFSDIGATVADNFNVRMPDYGTSFLGDLK; encoded by the coding sequence ATGAACGAATTTAAAAGAGTACATGTCATAGTAATGGATTCAGTAGGAATCGGAGAAGCTCCCGATGCCAATGCATTCGATGACTTTGATGTTGATACATTAGGTCATATTGCAAAGGAAATGAACGGACTAACATTGCCAAATATGGCTTCTTTAGGACTGTCAAACATTAAAGAAATTCTTGGTGTCCCAAAAGCAGATAAAGCATTGGGCTACTACACTAAAATGCAAGAAACATCGGCTGGTAAAGATACAATGACTGGTCATTGGGAAATCATGGGATTATTTATTGATAAGCCATTCAGAGTTTTTCCTGATGGCTTCCCAGAAGAACTTCTGAAAAAAATCGAAACATTTTCTGGAAGAAAAATAATCGGGAATAAAGCAGCTAGTGGGACTGAAATTCTAGATGAGCTTGGCGAAGAGCAACTAAAAACAGGTGCTTTGATTGTTTACACTTCTGCGGATTCTGTTTTACAAATTGCTGCTAATGAAGAAGTCATCCCGTTAGAAGAATTATACGACATTTGTGAATATGCTAGAGAAATTACGAGAGATGAGCCATATATGTTAGGTAGAATTATTGCTCGACCTTTTGTAGGCTCATCAAAAGAAACGTTCAAGCGCACAGCAAACCGTCATGATTATGCATTAAAACCATTTGATAAAACAGTTATGGATACGCTAAAAGAAAGCGGATACGATTCGATTGCACTAGGGAAAATTTCAGATATCTTTGATGGCGAAGGTGTAACTGAGTCTATTCGTACAGTATCTAACATGGACGGGATGGATAAATTTATCGAATTATTGGATAAAGATTTTCATGGCATGAGCTTTTTAAATCTCGTCGACTTTGATGCAGTATTTGGTCATCGTAGAGATCCACTTGGTTATGGTCAAGCGTTACAAGAATTTGATCAACGTTTACCAGAAGTATTTGCTAAATTAACAGAAGATGATTTATTGATTATTACAGCGGATCATGGAAATGATCCTACGTATAAGGGAACAGATCACACTAGGGAATATGTACCATTATTGGTTTATTCTAAGCGTTTTTCACAAAATGGTGAACTTAGCATTAGAAGTACATTTTCTGATATTGGGGCAACTGTTGCGGATAACTTTAACGTACGTATGCCAGATTATGGTACTAGTTTCTTAGGAGATTTAAAATAA
- a CDS encoding phage holin family protein: MSYFQRLIVNTLTFVSLSVIFPNMIYVRSIWMAIVAAFVLSILNMLVKPVLTILSLPFTLLTFGLFSFVVNAAILKMTSAFVGEMNFGFSSFWAAILMAVIMSLVNAIVSERNVDKYNE, from the coding sequence ATGTCATATTTCCAACGTTTAATCGTTAATACATTGACATTTGTTTCACTTTCGGTGATTTTTCCTAATATGATTTATGTCAGAAGTATCTGGATGGCAATTGTAGCGGCTTTTGTCCTTTCGATATTGAATATGTTAGTCAAGCCAGTGCTAACGATTCTTTCTCTACCATTTACGCTACTTACTTTTGGATTGTTTAGTTTTGTTGTAAATGCTGCTATTTTAAAGATGACCTCTGCATTTGTTGGAGAAATGAATTTTGGCTTTTCCAGCTTCTGGGCAGCAATTTTAATGGCAGTGATTATGTCATTAGTAAATGCGATTGTTAGTGAACGTAATGTAGATAAATATAATGAATAA
- a CDS encoding NupC/NupG family nucleoside CNT transporter: protein MKYLIGCLGLVFFIGIAWLTSNDRKKVKFRPIIVMLVLQFILGFVLLNTSAGNFVVGGIAKGFDNLLQYAGEGVNFVFGGLINPDESSFFIGVLLPIVFISALIGILQYFKILPFIVKYIGLALSKVNGMGKLESYNAVASAILGQSEVFISVKKQLGLLPKHRLYTLCASAMSTVSMAIIGSYMFLLKPQYVVTAIVLNLFGGFIITSVINPYEVTPEEDVLEVKDEKKQSFFEMLGEYIMDGFHVAVTVAAMLIGFVAVITMINAIFKGIFGISFQDIIGYLVAPFAFLMGVSANEMVDAGSIMATKLVSNEFVAMTNLKSSTIEFTGRTTAIISVFLVSFANFSSIGIISGAVKSLNEEQGNVVARFGIKLLFGATLVSCLTATIVGMLY, encoded by the coding sequence ATGAAGTATTTAATTGGCTGTCTAGGTTTAGTATTCTTTATAGGTATTGCTTGGTTGACAAGCAATGATCGTAAAAAGGTTAAGTTTCGACCGATTATCGTGATGTTAGTTTTACAATTTATTTTGGGATTTGTCTTGCTGAATACAAGTGCAGGAAATTTCGTTGTTGGAGGAATCGCCAAAGGTTTCGACAATTTATTGCAGTATGCTGGTGAAGGGGTTAATTTTGTTTTTGGTGGATTAATCAATCCAGATGAATCGTCGTTTTTCATTGGTGTTTTATTACCAATCGTCTTTATTTCGGCATTAATCGGTATTTTACAATACTTTAAAATTTTGCCGTTTATCGTGAAATATATTGGACTTGCACTTAGTAAAGTCAACGGTATGGGTAAGTTAGAGTCTTATAATGCTGTTGCATCAGCGATTTTAGGACAATCAGAAGTATTTATTTCAGTGAAAAAGCAATTAGGTCTGTTACCAAAACATCGTCTATATACCTTATGTGCATCGGCAATGTCAACAGTATCAATGGCAATCATTGGTTCTTATATGTTTTTATTAAAACCGCAATATGTAGTAACCGCTATCGTTTTAAATCTATTTGGAGGATTCATCATTACTTCGGTAATCAATCCTTACGAAGTAACGCCAGAAGAAGATGTTTTAGAAGTTAAAGACGAAAAGAAACAATCTTTCTTTGAAATGTTAGGCGAATATATTATGGATGGTTTCCATGTAGCTGTAACAGTTGCTGCAATGTTGATCGGATTTGTAGCTGTTATTACAATGATTAATGCAATTTTCAAAGGGATTTTCGGTATTTCTTTCCAAGATATCATTGGTTATCTTGTAGCACCTTTTGCCTTTTTAATGGGAGTATCTGCAAATGAGATGGTAGATGCTGGAAGCATTATGGCAACAAAACTTGTCTCTAACGAGTTTGTAGCAATGACGAATTTAAAATCAAGCACAATTGAGTTCACTGGACGGACAACGGCAATCATTTCTGTCTTTTTAGTTTCATTTGCTAATTTTTCATCAATTGGTATTATCTCAGGTGCTGTTAAAAGCTTGAATGAAGAGCAAGGAAATGTAGTTGCTCGCTTCGGTATAAAATTATTGTTTGGCGCAACACTAGTTAGTTGTTTAACTGCGACAATTGTTGGAATGCTTTATTGA
- the uhpT gene encoding hexose-6-phosphate:phosphate antiporter: MEETSTVVGKTSRLTIPEQRKRWFKEFMKPFLVVVVIYITMYMIRNNFKAAQPLLKSQLGLTTTDLGYIGFVFSIVYGFGKFIVGYIVDGKNTKKILSILLLLSSITVLCMGILFTMNNVPIGWIVVLWSLNGLFQCVGGPSCASVITQWTTRSNRGRYIGLWNASHNIGGGFAGIFAVWCAQTFFKGQVAGMFIIPALVASVVAVVTLFIGKNRPEDLGWNSSEEIFDEPVEEANIDAENLTKWEIFKKYLLTNPYIWVLCVANVFVYIVRIGIDNWAPLYVTEHLNFSQEAAAQTIFYFEMGALIGCLAWGYISDLLKGRPALVATISTILLPIGIIGYQLGTTEFVINASLFMLGMMIFGPQLLINLSMLGFVPKKATVVSGGLLGAFAYLFGDSMAKILLAKIADPAKGGVNFLGQVLHGWKDTFIIFYISIVIIAVLLGIVAFAEERRRKQINA; this comes from the coding sequence ATGGAAGAAACAAGTACAGTTGTTGGTAAAACGAGTCGACTAACAATACCGGAGCAGAGAAAAAGATGGTTTAAGGAATTTATGAAACCGTTTTTAGTTGTTGTAGTTATCTATATCACGATGTACATGATTCGTAATAATTTTAAAGCAGCTCAGCCATTATTGAAAAGTCAATTAGGTCTGACCACAACCGACCTTGGGTACATTGGATTTGTTTTTTCGATCGTCTATGGCTTTGGTAAATTTATTGTAGGTTATATTGTTGATGGAAAAAATACGAAAAAAATCCTATCTATTCTGCTATTGTTGTCTTCAATCACCGTTTTATGTATGGGAATACTATTTACAATGAATAATGTTCCGATTGGTTGGATCGTTGTGTTATGGTCACTGAATGGTTTATTCCAGTGCGTGGGAGGACCAAGCTGTGCCTCTGTTATCACACAATGGACAACGAGAAGTAATCGAGGTAGGTATATAGGGCTGTGGAACGCCTCTCACAATATTGGTGGCGGCTTTGCAGGGATTTTTGCTGTATGGTGTGCGCAAACCTTTTTTAAAGGACAAGTGGCAGGAATGTTTATTATACCAGCTCTTGTTGCATCTGTTGTTGCTGTGGTAACGTTGTTTATTGGTAAAAATAGACCTGAAGATTTAGGGTGGAATTCAAGTGAAGAAATCTTTGATGAACCAGTTGAAGAAGCAAATATTGATGCAGAAAATTTAACAAAATGGGAAATTTTCAAAAAATATTTATTAACAAATCCTTACATTTGGGTGTTATGTGTTGCGAATGTATTCGTTTATATTGTACGAATTGGCATTGATAATTGGGCACCGTTATATGTGACAGAACATTTAAACTTTTCACAAGAAGCAGCAGCACAAACCATTTTTTATTTTGAGATGGGAGCATTAATCGGCTGTTTGGCATGGGGATATATTTCTGATTTACTAAAAGGGCGTCCAGCATTGGTTGCAACAATCAGTACAATCTTATTGCCAATTGGAATTATTGGCTATCAGCTTGGAACAACAGAATTTGTGATCAACGCCTCATTATTTATGCTAGGAATGATGATTTTTGGCCCACAATTGTTGATTAATTTATCCATGCTAGGTTTTGTTCCCAAAAAAGCTACAGTAGTTTCTGGAGGACTATTAGGGGCATTTGCTTATCTATTTGGGGATTCTATGGCAAAAATATTATTGGCAAAAATTGCTGATCCAGCTAAAGGTGGAGTGAATTTCTTAGGTCAAGTGTTACATGGATGGAAAGACACATTTATTATCTTTTATATTTCAATTGTGATTATTGCAGTTCTCTTAGGAATTGTAGCTTTTGCAGAAGAAAGAAGACGGAAACAAATAAACGCATAA
- a CDS encoding sugar-binding transcriptional regulator — protein MDKQKQQLSIEVARLYYQLGLGQQEIAKQLDVSRPTISRLLNYAKEKGYVQITISDPFSDLFELEKKLKEKYDLLEAHVVFSPETNYQVITEYISAYAAQYLEETIHNGDILGVSWGTTMYEIARKLDTQERVGVEVVQLKGGISHSNVNTYANETLTLFEKAFQTVAVQLPLPVIFDNAQVKKMVEQDRHIQKIISKGKEANIAIFTVGTVRDEALLFRLGYFSEEEQQLLKDQAVGDICSRFFDSQGEICSQKINERTIGIELSDLRKKEKAILVAGGSRKVKAIDGALAGKYANVLIIDQSAAEELLKL, from the coding sequence ATGGATAAACAAAAACAACAGCTAAGTATAGAAGTTGCTAGGTTATACTATCAATTAGGCTTAGGGCAACAGGAAATTGCTAAACAACTGGATGTTTCTAGGCCAACCATTTCAAGGCTACTTAATTATGCGAAAGAAAAAGGGTATGTACAAATTACAATTTCAGACCCGTTTTCTGATTTATTTGAACTCGAAAAAAAATTGAAAGAAAAGTACGATCTTTTAGAAGCGCATGTAGTGTTTTCACCTGAAACCAATTATCAAGTAATCACAGAGTATATCAGTGCTTACGCTGCCCAATATTTAGAAGAAACGATTCATAATGGAGATATTCTAGGCGTTAGTTGGGGAACGACAATGTATGAAATTGCACGAAAATTAGATACGCAAGAGCGAGTCGGTGTAGAAGTTGTGCAATTGAAAGGCGGTATTAGCCATTCAAATGTAAATACCTACGCCAATGAAACGTTGACATTGTTTGAAAAAGCGTTTCAAACAGTTGCTGTTCAATTACCATTGCCAGTTATCTTTGATAATGCACAAGTGAAAAAAATGGTAGAACAAGATCGCCATATTCAAAAAATCATTTCTAAAGGAAAAGAAGCCAATATTGCCATATTTACTGTAGGAACAGTTAGAGATGAAGCATTACTATTTCGTTTAGGTTATTTTAGTGAAGAAGAACAGCAACTTCTTAAAGATCAAGCAGTTGGAGATATTTGTTCTCGCTTTTTCGATAGCCAAGGGGAAATTTGTAGTCAAAAGATCAATGAACGGACAATTGGCATTGAATTATCAGATCTGAGAAAAAAGGAAAAAGCGATTCTAGTTGCAGGTGGTTCTCGAAAAGTTAAAGCTATAGACGGCGCTTTAGCAGGAAAATATGCTAATGTATTGATTATTGATCAAAGCGCTGCTGAAGAGCTCCTTAAATTGTGA
- the liaX gene encoding daptomycin-sensing surface protein LiaX, whose amino-acid sequence MKERERVLDLVKKGVLSSEEALILLENMATEKDEKQIKKAADQVNVTNPTVDTKENDKVVDLVDKLENQKEEEIEPEITDEEMKAKEAEDRERLEKILDDLATEANRTSVELDEVNAEIAGIKEEIKEAQEKLMELNTKEELSELTEEELAERATLETDIKSLEDSLDGRNQEKIALEAELKNIRKEQWSETKDRVASKFDIPDDWKDQATDTLNQVGEKMSEAGSQLGSFLKKTFSTFSETMNDNMEWKDVSFKVPGVATTKFDHEFNYPAPLASLIDVKVANGNIVFKTWDQADVKVEGKIKLYGKMDAETPLEAFLERSQIDVDDEVISFQIPNKRVRADLVFYLPERTYDHVAIKLLNGNVSVESLKAKDVYAKSTNGSITFHKIDATMLEIEGVNGDIKVLDGEILDNIIETVNGTVTIAATPQTIGVSLINGDVRITAKEKTLRKVEASSVNGNVKIALPNELGVEGTVKTSLGSINSRLNDYEVIREKKERTNQLLQFRRLNDEDMAQINASTTTGNIYLKDTDK is encoded by the coding sequence ATGAAAGAAAGAGAAAGAGTATTAGACTTAGTTAAAAAAGGTGTCCTATCTTCAGAGGAAGCTTTAATCTTATTAGAAAACATGGCAACTGAAAAAGACGAAAAACAAATCAAGAAAGCTGCCGATCAAGTGAATGTAACTAATCCAACTGTTGATACAAAAGAAAATGATAAAGTCGTAGATTTAGTAGATAAGTTAGAAAATCAAAAGGAAGAAGAAATTGAGCCTGAGATTACTGACGAAGAAATGAAAGCAAAAGAAGCTGAAGATCGTGAACGTTTAGAAAAAATTCTAGATGATTTAGCGACAGAAGCTAATCGTACTTCTGTAGAGTTGGATGAAGTTAACGCTGAAATTGCCGGCATTAAAGAAGAAATCAAAGAAGCACAAGAAAAATTAATGGAATTGAACACGAAAGAAGAATTGAGTGAGCTGACTGAAGAAGAGTTAGCGGAAAGAGCAACATTAGAAACAGATATTAAATCATTGGAAGACTCTTTAGATGGAAGAAACCAAGAGAAAATCGCTTTAGAAGCTGAATTAAAAAATATTCGTAAAGAACAATGGTCTGAAACGAAAGATCGCGTTGCTTCAAAATTTGACATCCCAGATGATTGGAAAGACCAAGCAACCGATACACTGAACCAAGTTGGCGAAAAAATGAGTGAAGCAGGTTCTCAATTAGGTTCATTCTTGAAGAAAACCTTTAGTACATTCTCAGAAACAATGAATGACAATATGGAATGGAAAGATGTTAGCTTTAAAGTTCCTGGCGTAGCGACAACAAAATTTGACCATGAATTTAACTATCCAGCACCACTTGCAAGTTTGATAGATGTTAAAGTTGCGAATGGAAATATTGTGTTCAAAACTTGGGATCAAGCAGATGTTAAAGTAGAAGGTAAAATTAAGCTTTATGGCAAAATGGACGCTGAAACACCACTCGAAGCATTCCTAGAAAGAAGCCAAATTGATGTGGATGATGAAGTGATCTCATTCCAAATTCCAAATAAACGTGTCCGTGCAGATTTAGTTTTCTACTTACCTGAACGCACATATGATCATGTTGCGATTAAATTATTAAATGGAAATGTCTCAGTTGAATCGTTAAAAGCGAAAGATGTTTATGCGAAATCAACGAATGGATCAATTACATTCCATAAAATTGATGCTACAATGTTGGAAATCGAAGGTGTCAACGGAGATATCAAGGTTTTAGATGGTGAAATTCTAGATAATATCATTGAAACAGTGAATGGAACAGTAACGATTGCTGCAACACCTCAAACTATTGGGGTTTCATTAATCAATGGTGATGTACGCATCACAGCTAAGGAAAAAACATTACGTAAAGTGGAAGCAAGTTCTGTGAACGGAAACGTTAAGATTGCTCTGCCAAATGAGCTTGGCGTGGAAGGGACTGTAAAAACAAGTTTAGGTAGTATTAATAGTCGTTTAAATGACTATGAAGTTATTCGTGAAAAGAAAGAAAGAACCAATCAATTACTCCAATTCAGACGTTTGAATGATGAGGATATGGCACAAATCAATGCTTCTACAACAACAGGAAACATTTATTTAAAAGACACAGATAAATAA
- a CDS encoding PspC domain-containing protein: protein MRKQLTKSNNVVLTGTLAGIAEWIGVDPTIVRVLYVIIGFFSAGFPGVLLYIALAVLIPSGRNYNQYGHKNTYNRNTRNANPYANEHKKQRKQAEKVDNDDWSDF, encoded by the coding sequence ATGAGAAAACAATTGACTAAATCTAATAACGTAGTGTTAACAGGAACCTTAGCAGGGATTGCGGAATGGATTGGAGTTGATCCTACAATTGTTCGTGTACTTTACGTGATTATTGGTTTTTTCTCTGCGGGATTTCCAGGAGTCTTACTTTACATCGCTTTGGCTGTGTTGATTCCATCTGGCAGAAATTATAATCAATATGGACATAAAAACACGTATAACAGAAATACTCGCAATGCGAATCCATATGCGAATGAACACAAAAAACAAAGAAAACAAGCTGAGAAGGTTGATAATGACGACTGGAGTGACTTCTAA
- a CDS encoding pyrimidine-nucleoside phosphorylase encodes MRMVDIIEKKRNGLELTKEEIQFFIDGYTNGTIPDYQASALLMAIYFQDMTDEERANLTLAMVDSGDVIDLSGIEGVKVDKHSTGGVGDTTTLVLAPLIAALDIPFAKMSGRGLGHTGGTLDKLESFDGFHIEISDEEFINIVNKDKIAVIGQSGNLTPADKKIYALRDVTGTVSSIPLIAGSIMSKKIAAGADAIVLDVKTGAGAFMKTEEDAEKLAEAMVRIGNLVGRKTMAIISDMSQPLGAAIGNSLEIKEAIDTLKGNGPEDLNELVLTLGSQMVVLAGKTDSLDEARKMLLGVIEDGSALDKFAIFVENQGGNPEWVKNPELLPQAEYTFEVTADKEGTVEEIIADAIGVAAMKLGAGRATKEDEIDLAVGLVLNKKIGDKVNVGDSLVTIHANKKDVSEVEAMIKENIKIGSKGQAPKLIYKQIS; translated from the coding sequence ATGAGAATGGTCGACATTATTGAAAAAAAACGTAATGGCTTGGAATTAACGAAAGAAGAAATTCAGTTTTTTATTGATGGATATACAAACGGTACAATTCCAGATTATCAAGCAAGTGCTTTATTGATGGCTATTTATTTCCAAGATATGACGGATGAAGAGCGTGCCAACTTAACCCTTGCAATGGTTGATTCAGGTGACGTTATCGATTTATCTGGAATTGAAGGTGTAAAAGTCGATAAGCATTCAACTGGTGGTGTTGGTGATACAACGACATTAGTATTAGCTCCACTTATTGCGGCATTGGATATTCCTTTTGCTAAAATGTCAGGTCGTGGTTTAGGTCATACTGGTGGAACATTAGATAAATTAGAATCATTTGATGGTTTCCATATTGAAATTAGTGATGAAGAATTTATCAACATTGTAAATAAAGATAAAATTGCTGTTATCGGTCAATCAGGAAACCTGACACCAGCCGATAAAAAAATCTATGCACTTCGTGATGTTACAGGAACAGTAAGTTCTATTCCATTGATTGCTGGATCAATTATGAGTAAAAAAATTGCTGCTGGTGCAGATGCGATCGTTCTTGACGTAAAAACAGGCGCAGGCGCATTCATGAAAACAGAAGAAGACGCTGAAAAATTAGCTGAAGCAATGGTTCGCATTGGAAATCTAGTTGGCAGAAAAACAATGGCGATCATCTCTGATATGTCACAACCTTTAGGTGCTGCAATTGGTAACTCTTTAGAAATTAAAGAAGCAATTGACACGTTGAAGGGCAATGGTCCAGAAGATTTAAATGAACTAGTACTAACTTTAGGTAGCCAAATGGTTGTCTTAGCTGGTAAGACAGATTCTCTAGATGAAGCACGCAAAATGCTTCTTGGTGTAATCGAAGATGGCTCTGCATTAGATAAGTTTGCTATATTTGTTGAAAATCAAGGAGGAAATCCTGAATGGGTGAAAAATCCTGAATTATTACCTCAAGCTGAATATACATTTGAAGTAACAGCAGATAAAGAAGGAACAGTAGAAGAAATTATTGCAGATGCCATTGGTGTTGCTGCAATGAAATTAGGTGCTGGTCGAGCAACAAAAGAAGACGAAATCGATTTAGCAGTCGGCTTAGTATTAAATAAAAAAATCGGGGATAAAGTTAACGTAGGTGATTCTTTAGTAACAATCCATGCGAACAAAAAAGATGTTTCTGAAGTTGAAGCAATGATCAAAGAAAACATCAAAATTGGTTCAAAAGGACAAGCACCGAAATTAATTTATAAACAAATCTCATAA